A DNA window from Primulina tabacum isolate GXHZ01 chromosome 12, ASM2559414v2, whole genome shotgun sequence contains the following coding sequences:
- the LOC142521206 gene encoding uncharacterized protein LOC142521206: MEWERKKAYGWAILAGLNAALSAIAAKIFAAQIKYALVVFFSVLMWGSWVNSTKSLSSLQATVTNFATNFVFSGLAGFFLFGETLQVKWFAGAALIVIGAVVLSKSSITKEKHA; the protein is encoded by the exons ATGGAGTGGGAGAGGAAGAAAGCCTACGGCTGGGCGATTCTGGCTGGACTCAACGCTGCTCTATCCGCCATTGCCGCTAAGATCTTTGCGGCGCAG ATTAAGTATGCCTTGGTGGTATTTTTCAGTGTTTTGATGTGGGGATCTTGGGTTAATAGCACAAAGTCACTTTCATCTTTACAAGCTACAGTAACAAACTTCGCGACAAACTTTGTCTTTTCCGGATTGGCTGGATTCTTTCTCTTTGGGGAGACACTACAAGTTAAG TGGTTTGCAGGAGCTGCATTAATCGTGATTGGTGCCGTAGTGCTTAGCAAGTCGAGCATCACGAAGGAGAAACATGCTTGA